In Neokomagataea tanensis, one genomic interval encodes:
- a CDS encoding GNAT family N-acetyltransferase encodes MHAGVTLRVITADECLPLRQSVLWPSLTQEECRVEHDDTAVHLGAFYEDALIGCTSLFVLPDGEMQLRKFAVASEYQGKGIGSVLLKASFERCSALGLKKFMLSARVSAIGFYEKHGLEAVGEVYFKGPIPHRKMICTLG; translated from the coding sequence ATGCACGCTGGTGTGACGTTACGCGTTATAACCGCAGATGAGTGTTTGCCGCTGCGGCAGAGCGTCCTGTGGCCCAGTCTTACTCAAGAGGAATGCCGTGTTGAACATGATGATACGGCTGTCCACCTAGGTGCATTTTATGAGGATGCGTTGATTGGATGCACGTCTCTTTTTGTGCTGCCTGATGGCGAGATGCAGCTAAGGAAATTTGCTGTTGCGTCAGAATATCAGGGCAAAGGTATTGGCTCGGTGCTTTTAAAAGCATCCTTTGAGCGTTGTTCAGCGCTGGGCCTGAAAAAATTTATGCTAAGTGCTCGTGTCTCTGCGATTGGATTTTACGAGAAGCACGGCTTGGAAGCCGTGGGTGAGGTCTATTTTAAAGGCCCTATACCGCACCGTAAAATGATCTGTACGTTAGGCTAG
- a CDS encoding nucleoside deaminase: MAESETGESVAFPADMGRAMDYALSHAREAASVGEVPVGAVVLDARGRVLSTARNEVEAGHDASAHAELLAMRRAAQRLGTPRLLGCTVVVTLEPCAMCAAAMVHFRCERVVFGAYDPKGGGVEHGARVFSRPGCLHIPEVIGGVRESASAELLRSFFRQLRMQP, translated from the coding sequence ATGGCTGAGAGCGAGACGGGCGAGAGTGTGGCTTTTCCAGCGGATATGGGGCGCGCAATGGACTATGCGCTGTCTCACGCGCGTGAAGCCGCGTCAGTGGGGGAGGTTCCTGTGGGGGCAGTTGTTTTGGATGCGCGGGGACGTGTTCTATCAACTGCGCGCAATGAAGTTGAAGCGGGGCACGATGCGTCTGCCCATGCTGAGTTGCTGGCGATGCGCCGAGCGGCACAACGTTTAGGAACACCTCGTTTATTGGGTTGCACAGTTGTGGTGACCTTGGAACCTTGTGCAATGTGCGCCGCTGCGATGGTGCATTTTCGCTGTGAGCGCGTAGTGTTTGGTGCTTACGACCCTAAGGGGGGAGGTGTTGAACATGGTGCACGTGTGTTTTCTAGGCCGGGTTGTTTGCATATTCCCGAGGTAATAGGTGGAGTTCGTGAAAGTGCCTCGGCAGAGTTATTGCGGTCATTTTTTCGACAATTACGTATGCAACCGTAA
- a CDS encoding RluA family pseudouridine synthase, protein MKTKTNTAPKTEQHAKIFRPGHELPLLYSDPHYLIINKPSGLAVHPGPRTTASVEGCMLPHPRGGPWLVHRLDRDTSGCLLIARRKTALISAQNLFSQRQIRKIYWAVVEGTPDGDTGLIVQPLKKLNTPKGWHMVCHPDGEPAETQWRVLSQGQGKALLELELKTGRTHQARVHCAALGTPIIGDTLYGSKSRTDLHLLARSLTLPLGEKILHAVAPPPETMLKTLAEAGQPYYS, encoded by the coding sequence ATGAAGACTAAAACCAACACTGCCCCCAAGACGGAACAACACGCTAAAATCTTCCGTCCGGGGCATGAGTTGCCTCTTCTCTATTCCGACCCGCATTACCTGATTATCAATAAGCCAAGCGGCCTAGCCGTGCATCCCGGCCCGCGCACTACTGCAAGTGTAGAAGGGTGCATGCTCCCTCACCCGAGAGGAGGCCCATGGCTTGTACATCGCCTTGACCGTGATACGTCGGGTTGCCTGCTCATTGCTAGGCGCAAAACAGCGCTGATTTCTGCCCAGAATTTATTCAGCCAACGCCAGATCCGTAAAATCTACTGGGCTGTCGTAGAAGGAACCCCGGACGGTGACACCGGCCTAATTGTCCAGCCTTTGAAAAAACTAAACACTCCAAAGGGCTGGCATATGGTGTGTCATCCGGATGGAGAGCCAGCCGAGACGCAGTGGCGCGTTCTTTCCCAAGGTCAGGGTAAAGCATTGTTAGAACTTGAGTTAAAAACGGGTCGAACACACCAAGCGCGTGTTCACTGCGCGGCTCTTGGTACACCCATCATTGGGGATACTCTGTACGGCTCCAAAAGCCGCACAGACCTTCATCTCTTGGCACGCTCCCTAACTCTACCGTTGGGAGAAAAAATACTCCACGCTGTAGCGCCCCCGCCAGAAACAATGCTTAAAACCTTGGCGGAGGCAGGCCAGCCTTACTATTCTTGA
- a CDS encoding DUF2849 domain-containing protein gives MKRALRVGAGEGVVITANRLLDGAIVWLAADDIWLTRMQRANVFEPEAAVERVSALQSRAQSDGVVGIYEIAVRPEETGPMPVTMRERIRAFGPTVHPQFAYTAQEGVGA, from the coding sequence ATGAAGCGCGCGCTACGCGTCGGGGCGGGGGAAGGCGTTGTTATTACGGCTAACCGTCTGCTGGATGGAGCTATTGTCTGGTTAGCTGCAGATGACATTTGGCTGACGAGGATGCAGCGCGCCAACGTGTTTGAGCCTGAGGCTGCTGTAGAACGTGTCAGTGCGCTTCAAAGCCGCGCGCAAAGTGATGGTGTTGTTGGAATTTACGAGATTGCTGTGCGCCCCGAAGAAACGGGTCCAATGCCTGTGACGATGCGGGAACGCATTCGGGCTTTCGGGCCGACGGTGCATCCGCAATTTGCTTATACGGCGCAAGAAGGAGTCGGGGCATGA
- a CDS encoding DNA translocase FtsK, with translation MRETLNEARKRSMPPGLRSALNARLLELLGLVFLILAVGIALALWSFNPLDPSFNTSTGTNPTNILGRTGATISDALIQWFGLGSGLPIVVLLAWAWRMVRHHHLGMPIIRIFAALALLPAGAAFIGTLAELVPGLDVAWPTESRLGGELGHSCATHLLDAARAEAGSAGSTIALCLVFLLMGMLLPLAMGLQWREWQAMGNGFVILARQPLRLARRASGERDPSDETPNAPNPRDYEYYNSPNAPTRKNADGSTPAPNTAPLSFLKRNLNRNVPAAPQPFVPQNTGWMHPPAEAVQHESPTVEPAHYQAPEPHIAEEPPANRYAERLAEIERNRAAPPPSRSPIDEGEDDAPATPLDHPSSAALQPKRGFLDRLRPERPSAPQSPLPSPLQERAPAPRAPASVGWEHPSMALLNPPPALAAQGPSQDDLQRKARMLEGVLSDYGVQGEIGDIHAGPVVTLYELTPAPGIRSSRVIGLADDIARSLSVLSVRIATVPGRNVIGIEVPNAKRQTVYFSELLQSPEWENAPGRLKIALGKDISGTPIYTDLAKMPHLLVAGTTGSGKSVGVNAMILSLLYRLSPEECRLIMIDPKILELSIYDGIPHLLTPVVTEPTKAVSSLKWTVQEMDRRYRLMAHLQVRNISGYNDRVAQLRGTGEMVTRRVQTGFDPETGKPVFDEQQVPLENLPYIVVVIDEMADLMMVAGKEIETAVQRLAQKARAAGIHVIMATQRPSVDVITGTIKANFPTRISFQVISKFDSRTILQEQGAEQLLGQGDMLFMQGGGRITRVHGPFVADDEVEAVVADLRTKGDPIYNDDVVSGNDEEAPRSSAGTSSGGEGENNLFDQAVDIVAREGRASTSFIQRHLSIGYNRAAKLIEQMEKEGIIGPANHVGKREILVRRQTDED, from the coding sequence ATGCGTGAAACACTGAACGAAGCCCGAAAACGCTCCATGCCACCCGGCCTGCGTAGTGCCCTCAACGCACGTTTACTTGAACTGCTAGGGCTCGTTTTCCTGATTCTCGCTGTTGGCATCGCGCTGGCGCTATGGAGCTTCAACCCACTCGACCCGTCTTTCAATACCTCAACAGGTACTAACCCGACCAACATTCTGGGACGCACCGGCGCAACAATATCGGATGCACTCATCCAGTGGTTCGGCTTAGGTAGCGGGTTGCCCATCGTCGTTTTGTTGGCATGGGCTTGGCGGATGGTTCGCCATCACCACCTTGGCATGCCCATCATCCGCATTTTTGCCGCTCTCGCGCTCCTGCCCGCTGGCGCCGCTTTCATCGGGACACTTGCTGAACTCGTTCCCGGCCTAGACGTCGCATGGCCCACAGAATCCCGCCTAGGTGGTGAACTTGGGCATTCCTGCGCGACCCATTTGCTTGACGCCGCTCGCGCAGAGGCCGGAAGTGCAGGCAGCACGATCGCCCTCTGCCTTGTCTTCCTTCTGATGGGCATGTTGCTCCCCCTTGCCATGGGCCTTCAATGGCGGGAGTGGCAGGCCATGGGGAATGGCTTTGTTATCTTAGCCCGCCAGCCCCTACGCCTGGCACGACGCGCAAGCGGCGAGCGAGACCCCTCTGATGAAACACCCAACGCGCCTAATCCGCGCGATTACGAATATTATAATTCGCCAAATGCCCCTACCCGCAAGAACGCTGATGGTTCAACGCCCGCACCTAATACAGCACCTCTCTCCTTCTTAAAACGCAATCTCAACCGCAACGTCCCTGCTGCACCACAGCCTTTTGTTCCCCAAAATACTGGTTGGATGCACCCCCCAGCCGAAGCAGTTCAACACGAATCCCCCACCGTTGAACCGGCACACTACCAAGCACCAGAACCCCATATTGCAGAAGAGCCTCCCGCCAATCGCTATGCAGAGCGACTGGCTGAAATAGAGCGCAATCGTGCCGCGCCCCCTCCATCGCGCAGCCCCATTGACGAAGGGGAAGACGATGCACCTGCAACACCACTCGACCACCCCTCTTCAGCAGCTCTACAACCCAAACGCGGCTTCCTTGATCGGTTGCGCCCAGAGCGCCCTTCAGCACCACAAAGCCCGTTACCCAGCCCTCTCCAAGAGAGGGCCCCTGCCCCACGCGCTCCTGCCTCCGTCGGTTGGGAGCATCCATCAATGGCCTTGCTTAACCCACCACCGGCACTTGCAGCACAAGGCCCATCACAGGATGATCTACAACGCAAAGCCCGCATGCTGGAGGGCGTGTTGTCGGATTACGGTGTACAGGGCGAAATTGGCGATATCCACGCAGGTCCCGTCGTCACCCTTTACGAACTAACACCCGCACCAGGTATTCGCTCCTCCCGCGTTATTGGCTTGGCAGACGATATTGCACGCTCCCTTTCGGTATTAAGCGTTCGTATCGCTACCGTCCCAGGCCGTAACGTCATTGGTATTGAAGTCCCGAATGCTAAGCGACAAACCGTTTACTTCTCAGAACTTCTCCAGTCGCCTGAATGGGAAAATGCACCCGGTCGCCTGAAAATCGCCCTCGGGAAAGATATTTCAGGCACCCCGATATACACTGACCTCGCTAAAATGCCGCACCTCTTGGTTGCCGGTACAACAGGATCGGGTAAATCCGTCGGCGTTAACGCCATGATTTTGTCGCTGCTCTACCGTCTCAGCCCGGAAGAGTGCCGCCTCATCATGATTGACCCCAAAATCCTTGAATTGTCGATTTATGACGGCATCCCACACCTCCTGACCCCTGTCGTTACAGAACCCACTAAAGCTGTTAGTTCTCTTAAATGGACTGTGCAGGAAATGGACCGGCGCTACCGCCTTATGGCCCATCTGCAAGTTCGAAATATCAGCGGGTATAATGACAGGGTCGCACAACTACGCGGCACTGGAGAAATGGTAACACGCCGCGTTCAAACAGGATTTGACCCTGAAACCGGCAAACCCGTCTTCGACGAACAACAAGTCCCTCTAGAAAACTTGCCTTATATCGTCGTGGTCATTGACGAAATGGCAGACCTGATGATGGTTGCCGGCAAAGAAATTGAAACCGCCGTGCAACGCTTGGCTCAGAAAGCCCGTGCGGCTGGCATCCACGTAATTATGGCTACCCAGCGCCCTTCGGTAGACGTCATCACAGGTACTATTAAGGCTAACTTCCCGACCCGTATCTCGTTTCAGGTCATCAGCAAATTCGATAGCCGCACCATTTTGCAAGAACAAGGCGCAGAGCAGCTCCTTGGCCAAGGCGACATGCTCTTCATGCAGGGTGGCGGCCGCATAACACGTGTTCACGGACCGTTTGTCGCGGATGACGAGGTTGAAGCCGTCGTCGCAGATTTACGGACCAAAGGAGATCCCATTTACAACGACGACGTCGTCTCCGGTAATGACGAAGAAGCCCCCCGTAGCAGCGCTGGTACAAGCTCTGGCGGTGAAGGCGAAAACAACCTGTTTGATCAAGCCGTTGATATTGTTGCACGTGAAGGGCGTGCATCCACAAGCTTTATCCAGCGGCACTTATCCATCGGCTATAACCGTGCGGCGAAACTCATTGAGCAGATGGAAAAAGAGGGTATCATCGGTCCTGCTAACCACGTTGGAAAGCGCGAAATTTTAGTTCGCCGCCAAACCGATGAAGACTAA
- the rsmD gene encoding 16S rRNA (guanine(966)-N(2))-methyltransferase RsmD: protein MRIVGGSLKGRALVAPSGNTTRPTSDRARQAIFDMLVHASWYGREALEKATVLDAYAGTGALGIEALSRGVEHVAFIERDRNALNALRANLVAFQLRDRSRVLSCSTTHPPRAERPYDLVFLDPPYGKNLVESGIAALRRTGWLAEGALIVAETGAKEDFVPPTPLTRHNILAKPLENPEQDDKNRPEILAERRFGAAKVTIWKYSTIIS, encoded by the coding sequence ATGCGGATTGTCGGCGGCTCTCTAAAAGGGCGCGCACTCGTTGCGCCCTCAGGCAACACCACACGCCCCACTTCAGACCGCGCCCGCCAAGCTATTTTTGATATGCTGGTGCATGCTTCTTGGTACGGTCGTGAAGCGCTGGAAAAAGCAACCGTGCTTGATGCTTACGCTGGCACAGGCGCGCTTGGCATTGAAGCATTATCCCGCGGGGTAGAGCATGTGGCATTCATTGAGCGCGACCGAAATGCCCTCAACGCCCTCCGAGCAAACCTCGTGGCTTTTCAACTTCGGGACCGTAGCCGCGTTCTATCGTGCAGCACCACTCACCCCCCACGCGCGGAACGCCCCTATGACCTCGTCTTTCTGGACCCACCCTACGGCAAAAATCTGGTTGAATCAGGCATCGCTGCCTTGCGCCGCACTGGATGGCTAGCCGAGGGTGCCCTTATTGTGGCGGAGACAGGCGCCAAGGAAGACTTCGTTCCTCCCACGCCATTAACCCGACATAATATTCTGGCAAAACCTTTGGAAAACCCAGAGCAAGACGACAAAAATAGACCAGAAATCTTGGCCGAACGTCGCTTTGGCGCAGCAAAAGTGACAATCTGGAAATATTCGACCATTATTTCTTAA
- a CDS encoding pseudouridine synthase, with the protein MTEDTNPDTNENAFESTPNDRDEPRGERIAKYLARAGVASRRDVERMITERRIRIGGKMIEHPATFVQRGDIVIVDNKPIDHPDRTRLWRYHKPDGLMTTHKDPQGRPTVFESLPEGLPRVISVGRLDINSEGLLLLTNDGELARRLELPGNAWIRRYRVRVFGVVDEKRLASLIDGFEYEGIRYGSIEAALDSSKGDNSWLTVSLREGKNREIRNVMRGLNLHVSRLIRLSYGPFQLGSLKARELTEVAGKTLREQIPELQSSKGNH; encoded by the coding sequence ATGACCGAAGACACCAATCCAGACACCAACGAAAACGCTTTCGAAAGCACCCCCAATGATCGCGATGAACCCCGCGGTGAGCGGATCGCCAAATATTTGGCCCGTGCTGGCGTAGCAAGCCGCCGCGATGTCGAGCGTATGATCACTGAACGCCGCATTCGCATAGGCGGAAAGATGATCGAGCACCCAGCGACCTTCGTCCAGCGTGGCGATATCGTTATTGTCGATAACAAGCCCATTGATCACCCGGATCGTACCCGCCTGTGGCGCTACCACAAGCCGGATGGCTTGATGACCACGCATAAAGACCCACAAGGCCGGCCGACAGTATTTGAGTCCCTGCCAGAGGGCTTGCCGCGCGTCATCAGCGTTGGACGGTTGGACATCAATTCAGAAGGTTTGCTGCTTCTCACCAATGATGGCGAACTTGCACGCCGTTTAGAACTCCCGGGCAATGCTTGGATTCGGCGTTACCGCGTACGTGTCTTTGGCGTGGTGGACGAAAAACGCCTTGCCTCCCTCATCGACGGATTTGAGTACGAAGGCATTCGCTACGGCTCAATTGAAGCTGCCCTCGATTCCTCAAAAGGCGACAATTCGTGGCTGACCGTTAGCCTCCGTGAAGGCAAGAACCGTGAAATTCGTAACGTAATGCGCGGCCTCAACCTTCATGTAAGCCGCCTGATCCGCCTTTCTTATGGCCCCTTCCAACTCGGCTCCCTCAAGGCACGTGAATTAACGGAAGTTGCAGGTAAAACCCTGCGTGAACAAATCCCAGAACTCCAATCGTCTAAAGGAAACCACTAA
- a CDS encoding Do family serine endopeptidase encodes MTQRFRSSLAAFAVTTALMATTSMAGVSAARADTGAIKPQSTVQALPNFVNLVKEVKPAVVSITAHIKADVAEQEEAGPMGQGGGGGGMQEMPFPFPFPFQMMPQQQQPNRTVEARGSGFIISSDGYVVTNNHVVNGATKVSVTLDDGTTLPAKVIGRDPKTDVALLRVKPSGKLPFIELGDSDDVQPGEWVIAVGNPYGLGGTVTAGIVSALGRDLHSGAYNDFIQVDAPINHGNSGGPLFTQDGKVVGINSMIISPNGGGSIGIGFAIPSNTVKSVVEQLQKTGHVIRGYLGVEGQDINPTMAQALNLKPSEPGAPPHGTLVASVMKGSPAEKAGVKSGDVILTLNGRDVKNGHDLAVRVVGITPGAKATLGVLREGKSVELPFTVGNMSAQDHAHSEGGDASASEGTGKLGVALAALTPRARQELGLDESVQGAVVADIVQGSPADQSGIRPGDIIVAVGNHVTPTPKAVVAQVHDALGHKQPPLLRILRDGQQLFVAVSPNGNGDDDSGE; translated from the coding sequence ATGACCCAACGTTTCCGTTCTTCTCTTGCTGCTTTTGCTGTGACTACGGCGCTTATGGCGACGACCTCCATGGCAGGTGTGTCTGCTGCGCGTGCGGATACAGGCGCGATCAAGCCGCAGTCAACGGTGCAGGCTCTGCCAAACTTTGTTAACCTCGTGAAGGAAGTGAAGCCTGCTGTTGTATCCATCACGGCGCACATCAAGGCGGATGTTGCTGAGCAAGAAGAAGCTGGCCCGATGGGACAGGGTGGCGGCGGCGGTGGCATGCAAGAAATGCCATTCCCCTTCCCATTTCCTTTTCAGATGATGCCGCAGCAGCAGCAGCCAAACCGCACAGTTGAAGCGCGTGGTTCGGGTTTCATCATTTCATCCGATGGTTATGTCGTGACGAATAACCACGTCGTGAACGGTGCGACGAAGGTGAGTGTCACGCTGGATGATGGTACGACTTTGCCGGCAAAAGTCATTGGTCGTGACCCCAAGACAGACGTGGCTCTGCTGCGTGTGAAGCCGTCAGGTAAGTTGCCCTTCATTGAGTTGGGTGATTCGGACGACGTTCAGCCGGGTGAATGGGTTATTGCGGTTGGTAACCCTTACGGATTGGGCGGTACGGTCACGGCTGGTATCGTCTCAGCGTTGGGCCGCGATTTACATTCTGGGGCCTATAACGACTTCATTCAGGTCGACGCGCCTATCAACCACGGTAATTCCGGTGGGCCGCTCTTTACCCAAGATGGTAAAGTCGTGGGCATTAACTCCATGATCATTTCGCCCAATGGCGGTGGATCGATCGGCATTGGCTTTGCCATTCCGTCCAACACGGTGAAGTCTGTTGTTGAGCAGTTGCAAAAGACCGGTCATGTGATCCGTGGTTATCTTGGCGTTGAAGGCCAAGACATCAATCCAACAATGGCGCAGGCGTTGAATCTGAAGCCTTCGGAGCCGGGTGCCCCCCCACATGGCACGCTGGTAGCGTCCGTCATGAAGGGTAGTCCTGCTGAGAAAGCTGGCGTCAAAAGCGGTGATGTCATCTTGACGCTCAATGGGCGCGACGTGAAGAATGGCCATGACTTGGCGGTCCGTGTTGTCGGGATTACTCCGGGTGCGAAAGCCACGCTGGGCGTGCTGCGCGAAGGAAAATCCGTAGAACTGCCATTTACGGTGGGGAACATGTCCGCGCAGGACCACGCTCATAGCGAGGGTGGGGATGCGTCTGCATCAGAAGGCACCGGCAAGCTCGGTGTGGCCCTTGCAGCGCTAACGCCGCGTGCACGCCAAGAATTGGGCCTCGACGAAAGTGTGCAAGGTGCGGTGGTCGCTGATATTGTTCAGGGCTCTCCGGCGGACCAGTCTGGTATTCGTCCGGGTGATATCATTGTTGCAGTGGGCAACCATGTTACGCCAACACCGAAAGCTGTAGTTGCACAGGTGCATGATGCTTTGGGGCATAAGCAGCCACCACTGCTGCGCATTCTGCGGGACGGGCAGCAGCTTTTTGTCGCTGTCTCGCCTAATGGAAATGGCGATGATGATTCAGGCGAATAA
- a CDS encoding sugar porter family MFS transporter translates to MAEQTGTTPIGQTTNEDASIFDATRFKILAIGVIAALAGLMSGLDIGVVAGALDLFGKEYHASTFALEWVVSAMMAGAAVGAISAGRMSHSLGRKRSLILGAAIFVGGTIGCALSWSVPSMIFFRVIMGIAVGISAFTAPLYLSEIASEESRGAMVSTYQLMVTVGIFVAFLSDTYFSYSGNWRWMFGVAGIPAVLFLIGVLFLPYSPRWLMMQGRHKEARQILLDLRNDPLEASKEIRAIREQLETKQEGFKLFRTNPNFRRSVALGILLQAMQQLAGINIVMYYAPNILAAAHFDQHAQMWCTAIIGLVNMLATFVAVGLVDRWGRKPILYCGFSVMAVGMAVLGVLLNGGMHTQSSQIAAVFLLMIFCAGFAMSAGPLMWVLCSEIQPLGGRDFGIAVSTFTNWMTNLVVGVSFLSLMETFGTAGTFWLFAGLNALFLVLTILFVPETKGMSLHLIEDRLMKGVKLRHLGR, encoded by the coding sequence ATGGCAGAGCAAACCGGGACGACCCCGATTGGTCAAACGACTAATGAGGACGCGTCCATTTTTGATGCGACACGCTTCAAAATTCTAGCGATTGGTGTGATTGCTGCGCTTGCAGGTTTGATGTCAGGTTTGGACATTGGCGTAGTTGCCGGGGCGCTGGACCTTTTCGGTAAAGAGTATCACGCATCTACTTTTGCCCTCGAATGGGTCGTAAGTGCGATGATGGCTGGCGCAGCTGTAGGTGCGATCAGCGCCGGGCGGATGTCTCACAGTTTGGGCCGCAAACGCTCATTGATTTTGGGTGCGGCCATCTTTGTGGGTGGTACGATTGGGTGTGCGCTCTCGTGGTCCGTACCATCCATGATCTTTTTCCGCGTGATCATGGGTATTGCCGTTGGCATTTCAGCTTTTACTGCGCCGCTTTACCTCTCGGAAATCGCCAGTGAGGAATCACGCGGCGCAATGGTTTCTACGTATCAGCTAATGGTGACGGTCGGTATTTTCGTTGCCTTCCTCTCGGATACGTATTTTTCATATTCTGGAAACTGGCGCTGGATGTTCGGTGTTGCGGGTATTCCGGCAGTTTTGTTTCTTATTGGGGTTTTGTTTCTGCCATACAGCCCTCGTTGGTTGATGATGCAGGGGCGCCATAAAGAAGCGCGCCAAATTCTGCTGGATCTGCGGAATGATCCTTTGGAAGCATCCAAAGAAATTCGTGCAATCCGCGAACAGCTAGAAACAAAGCAGGAAGGTTTTAAACTTTTCCGTACCAATCCAAATTTTCGTCGCTCGGTGGCTTTAGGTATTTTGTTGCAGGCTATGCAGCAGTTAGCCGGCATTAATATTGTCATGTACTATGCACCAAATATTTTGGCTGCAGCACATTTTGATCAACACGCTCAGATGTGGTGTACGGCTATTATCGGTTTGGTGAACATGCTGGCGACGTTCGTTGCTGTTGGCCTAGTCGACCGTTGGGGCCGCAAGCCTATTTTGTATTGTGGCTTTTCCGTCATGGCTGTTGGCATGGCTGTCCTGGGCGTATTGCTTAACGGTGGCATGCATACGCAGTCATCTCAGATTGCTGCGGTCTTCCTGCTTATGATTTTCTGCGCAGGTTTCGCTATGTCGGCGGGTCCGCTGATGTGGGTTCTGTGCTCTGAAATCCAGCCTTTAGGTGGCCGTGACTTTGGTATTGCTGTCTCTACATTCACGAACTGGATGACCAATCTGGTTGTGGGTGTGAGCTTCCTGTCACTTATGGAAACTTTTGGAACAGCTGGCACGTTTTGGCTTTTTGCCGGCCTTAATGCGCTCTTTCTTGTGCTGACCATTCTTTTTGTTCCAGAAACAAAGGGAATGTCTCTGCATTTGATCGAAGACCGCCTGATGAAGGGGGTCAAGCTTCGCCACCTTGGGCGTTGA
- a CDS encoding RrF2 family transcriptional regulator produces MYLRRDRALTAVSIMLDVAFHAGRAGVVSGADIARRGDMLRRGIEPVLQALSREGLLSSVRGPKGGYRLGRPPRAITLHDIVNAVMEERDASEEVSNPLLDKVLAPFWQTLDGEIATRMDAVTLESLLRQAEEAGMQRPSRAPISFSI; encoded by the coding sequence ATGTATCTGCGCCGCGATCGGGCTCTGACGGCTGTCTCGATTATGCTTGATGTCGCATTCCACGCAGGGCGAGCGGGTGTTGTCAGCGGTGCAGATATTGCACGGCGGGGCGATATGCTGCGGCGGGGCATTGAGCCAGTGCTGCAAGCTCTCTCGCGTGAGGGGCTTCTTTCTAGCGTGCGTGGCCCAAAGGGGGGGTACCGTTTGGGGCGTCCGCCACGGGCGATTACGTTGCACGACATCGTTAATGCTGTGATGGAAGAGCGTGACGCCAGCGAAGAAGTCTCCAATCCACTTTTGGACAAAGTACTGGCACCTTTTTGGCAAACGCTTGATGGTGAGATTGCCACGCGCATGGACGCTGTGACGCTGGAAAGTCTGCTGCGCCAAGCCGAAGAAGCAGGAATGCAACGTCCGAGTCGGGCGCCGATTTCTTTTTCAATCTAA
- a CDS encoding DUF4097 family beta strand repeat-containing protein, with protein MRTALKVVSCVFGMASFLQASTCLADPLNISVASDDVALGQVNENGSVATVSGDIRVEEAHAPAHISAISGNIKIGRVAEGGAISAVSGDVSIGEAYKSLQIQTVSGNIRVDRVFGEAHYKTTSGDIDVALGDQDPPQLRDVSLTTVSGDVVFHISKSFAGSVDIWARQSEKDNKLPVIQSLGLNVETGPWEENSLKTLGLGSSNRTRDVHVSGNVGNGHEHLVIRTTSGTVRVVQE; from the coding sequence ATGCGTACGGCGTTAAAAGTGGTTTCGTGTGTTTTTGGCATGGCGTCGTTCTTGCAAGCGTCCACGTGCTTGGCTGACCCATTGAATATTTCTGTTGCGTCGGACGATGTTGCGCTGGGACAGGTGAATGAAAATGGATCAGTCGCGACTGTAAGTGGCGATATTCGCGTAGAGGAAGCGCACGCTCCAGCGCACATCTCGGCTATTAGCGGCAACATTAAGATTGGCCGTGTTGCTGAAGGTGGCGCCATATCCGCAGTCAGCGGTGACGTGTCGATCGGTGAGGCTTACAAGTCGCTTCAAATCCAAACTGTGAGCGGAAATATTCGCGTTGACCGCGTATTTGGTGAGGCGCACTACAAGACCACGAGTGGCGATATTGACGTTGCTCTTGGTGACCAAGATCCTCCGCAGCTGCGTGACGTTTCGTTGACGACCGTCAGCGGCGATGTTGTCTTCCACATCTCTAAGTCATTTGCGGGTAGTGTGGACATCTGGGCGCGCCAGAGTGAAAAAGATAACAAGCTCCCCGTTATTCAGTCTTTGGGTCTAAATGTTGAGACTGGGCCTTGGGAAGAAAACAGCCTGAAAACTCTTGGTCTCGGGTCATCAAACCGGACGCGCGATGTCCATGTCAGTGGCAATGTTGGTAACGGCCACGAACATCTGGTCATTCGGACGACCAGCGGGACCGTTCGCGTCGTTCAAGAATAG